A section of the Spirosoma pollinicola genome encodes:
- a CDS encoding baseplate J/gp47 family protein, with protein sequence MDQDFRPNEFLQTDGINQLQRMLPTLDPAYAKADERTMSDFLKYAYQLAREIRYYNIRNQSEGDWTPFFDEFLRDAATGDMLPQTQLDAHLAGRSDLPPHMALFLIFLKLYENAQQDLNSLTQKHLDYYYRDILGIKAKPAIPDKAHVVFELARNLTTFRLPEGTLLDAGKDSNGKAIRFRTSREISINQAKVAALKTLFVEESPTLGTRIQAAPVANSADGLGKSFAGAASWRPFGATQLNRASSERTMITADIGFALSTPMLLLNEGSRSFTLTMPLSNKGLPATALPNAFRLYLSGAKGWIEPNSITDLSIKIINTQPTLVISASLLATQPAIVAYDDAVLGNGFITPYPVLKLVLNQTFSQFDVLKSLTFSSVTIQVAASGVKNLIVQNDESVVDPAKPFAPFGSQPGLGANCYIGSDEVFTKRLTSLNVNIDWHKLPSDLTSYYEGYFPRFSNQVTPDSFDGVLYFLADGEWQFLAKNTLFNGPENRQVTFSAINDPFRNFGQHRATLDEPLQQFDTSVKNGFIRLELTGPRFDDYDFEAFGHSIFPIVYARKAVALSKAAPTDPAVVLPNPPYTPQIKSLSIDYSAEETFTPKPGDTNNLFWYVEPFGYRQLVPDDPTTLLPVIGGIAFSYIGLSGFVAPATISLLIQTEDGTALAETPDDLLSSRDLTWSYLASDRWVDLDQAAVLAESTEGFQKAGIVMLAIGRDASQQHTLMPAGQHWIRARVASARKADGASNLRSVQTQGVEVEFLATDTNQIITGVAAGTIKKLVTPLTAIRRVSQPFASFGGQGTEDAPAYYTRVAERLRHKNRLVSRWDYEHLVLQAFPVLFKVRCLSHHRPLLAGEAPGATAATQAPGEVQLIVVPNLRNKNYGNPLEPSCSTILRRTIEDFLRPYASAFTTITVSNPVYEQILLDFKVSFRAGKDAGFYAVVLNDEIKRFLSPWAFEEGRDIPFGSKVYKSDLLAFVEGRSYVDFVTDFDMYHLYQGPPRGGVGTMVIGTNFFIKQQIPATINGETGGTIGTDFIIGEPVDSTSLSPDGDAILVSAAQHRITPLSAGELVSDGMDQLSGIGYMVIGLDFDLLV encoded by the coding sequence ATGGACCAGGATTTCAGACCGAACGAGTTTCTCCAGACGGATGGCATCAACCAATTACAACGGATGTTGCCAACGCTGGACCCGGCTTATGCTAAAGCCGATGAGCGAACTATGTCCGATTTTCTGAAGTACGCGTACCAACTTGCCAGGGAGATTCGGTACTATAACATCAGAAATCAATCGGAGGGCGACTGGACACCCTTTTTCGATGAGTTTTTGCGTGATGCCGCCACAGGCGACATGCTGCCTCAGACGCAGCTCGACGCGCATTTGGCTGGCAGAAGCGACCTACCGCCACACATGGCGCTGTTTCTGATCTTTTTAAAACTCTACGAAAACGCTCAGCAGGATCTTAACAGTCTTACCCAAAAGCATCTCGACTACTACTACCGCGATATTCTGGGCATCAAAGCCAAGCCTGCCATTCCCGATAAAGCACATGTTGTTTTCGAACTGGCCCGCAATCTGACTACGTTTCGACTTCCCGAAGGCACGTTGCTGGATGCAGGAAAAGACAGTAACGGCAAGGCCATTCGATTCAGAACGAGCCGCGAGATTAGTATCAATCAGGCAAAAGTAGCCGCCCTGAAAACGCTGTTTGTGGAAGAATCTCCCACGCTGGGAACACGCATACAGGCAGCCCCCGTGGCCAACTCTGCCGATGGGCTGGGCAAATCTTTTGCCGGAGCAGCCTCGTGGCGTCCGTTCGGGGCTACCCAGCTCAATCGGGCCAGCAGCGAGCGCACCATGATAACGGCAGATATTGGCTTTGCGCTTTCGACTCCCATGCTGCTTCTCAACGAAGGGAGCCGCAGTTTTACGCTGACCATGCCGCTGAGCAACAAGGGCTTACCGGCAACGGCATTACCCAACGCATTCCGGCTGTATTTATCAGGAGCGAAAGGCTGGATCGAACCGAATTCGATTACCGACCTCAGCATTAAAATCATCAACACTCAGCCAACGCTGGTTATCAGTGCTAGCTTGCTAGCTACTCAACCCGCCATAGTAGCCTACGATGACGCCGTTTTGGGCAATGGTTTTATAACGCCCTACCCTGTCCTGAAACTGGTTCTTAACCAGACATTCAGTCAGTTTGATGTGTTAAAATCGCTCACCTTTTCCTCGGTCACGATTCAGGTGGCCGCTAGCGGGGTGAAAAATCTGATCGTACAAAACGACGAGTCGGTTGTTGATCCGGCCAAGCCCTTTGCCCCTTTTGGTTCGCAGCCCGGCCTGGGAGCAAACTGCTATATTGGTTCCGATGAAGTGTTCACCAAACGACTTACATCACTAAATGTCAACATCGACTGGCATAAGCTCCCCTCCGATCTCACCAGTTATTATGAGGGGTATTTTCCGCGCTTCAGTAACCAGGTAACCCCCGATAGTTTCGATGGTGTTTTATACTTTCTGGCCGATGGAGAATGGCAGTTTCTAGCCAAAAACACACTCTTCAATGGCCCCGAAAATCGGCAGGTCACGTTTTCGGCAATCAATGACCCATTCCGAAATTTCGGTCAGCACCGGGCTACACTCGATGAACCTCTGCAACAGTTTGATACGAGTGTAAAAAACGGTTTTATCAGGCTGGAACTGACCGGCCCACGCTTTGATGACTATGACTTCGAAGCCTTTGGCCACAGCATTTTTCCGATTGTTTATGCGAGGAAAGCGGTAGCGTTAAGCAAAGCCGCCCCTACAGACCCGGCGGTAGTGCTACCCAATCCGCCCTATACACCCCAGATCAAATCGCTGTCAATCGACTATTCTGCCGAAGAAACCTTCACACCCAAACCGGGCGACACAAATAACCTTTTCTGGTATGTCGAACCGTTTGGCTACCGGCAGCTGGTTCCCGACGACCCCACGACCCTTTTGCCTGTCATTGGTGGAATCGCGTTCAGTTACATAGGGCTGAGCGGGTTTGTTGCCCCCGCTACCATAAGCTTACTGATACAGACTGAAGATGGTACAGCACTGGCTGAAACACCCGATGATCTGCTCAGTAGTCGCGATTTAACCTGGAGCTACCTCGCCAGTGATCGCTGGGTCGATCTCGATCAGGCCGCCGTGCTGGCCGAGAGTACGGAGGGTTTCCAAAAAGCGGGCATTGTTATGCTGGCCATTGGCCGGGACGCATCGCAGCAGCACACACTCATGCCAGCCGGACAGCACTGGATTCGGGCGCGGGTGGCGTCGGCACGCAAGGCCGACGGAGCGAGCAACCTGCGCTCTGTACAGACACAGGGCGTAGAAGTTGAATTTCTGGCTACAGATACGAACCAGATCATTACGGGCGTGGCGGCCGGTACGATCAAAAAACTGGTAACACCCCTGACGGCAATTCGTCGTGTTAGCCAGCCGTTTGCCTCGTTTGGCGGACAGGGCACCGAAGACGCTCCCGCTTACTACACTCGTGTCGCCGAGCGGTTACGGCATAAAAACAGGCTGGTTAGTCGCTGGGATTATGAGCATCTGGTGTTGCAGGCCTTTCCGGTGCTGTTCAAAGTTCGCTGTTTATCCCACCATCGGCCTTTACTTGCCGGAGAAGCACCGGGAGCGACAGCCGCCACACAAGCCCCCGGAGAGGTACAGCTTATTGTGGTGCCAAACCTGCGAAACAAAAATTACGGCAACCCGCTCGAACCCAGTTGCAGCACGATTCTGCGCCGGACCATTGAAGATTTCCTTCGGCCGTATGCTTCAGCATTTACGACCATTACAGTCAGTAATCCCGTCTACGAACAAATCCTGCTCGATTTCAAGGTGTCGTTTCGGGCGGGTAAAGATGCCGGTTTTTATGCCGTGGTATTGAACGACGAGATAAAACGATTTCTGTCGCCCTGGGCTTTTGAAGAGGGTCGCGATATTCCGTTTGGCAGCAAAGTCTACAAATCGGATTTACTGGCCTTCGTAGAGGGTCGTAGCTATGTGGACTTCGTTACCGACTTCGATATGTACCACCTCTATCAGGGGCCGCCGAGGGGTGGCGTGGGTACGATGGTTATTGGCACGAACTTTTTCATCAAGCAGCAGATTCCAGCCACCATCAACGGGGAAACGGGTGGTACAATCGGCACAGATTTCATTATTGGGGAGCCTGTGGACAGCACCAGCCTCTCACCCGATGGCGACGCCATTCTGGTGTCGGCCGCACAGCACCGCATCACACCGCTGTCGGCGGGCGAACTCGTTAGCGATGGCATGGATCAACTCAGCGGCATTGGCTATATGGTCATTGGCTTAGACTTCGACTTACTGGTATAA
- a CDS encoding GPW/gp25 family protein — MADLFLGRGWSFPPTFDNRTKGVVMSEDEQDIRESLQILLGTRIGERIMRPAYGTNLDRLMFDAIDVAMVATLQKDLEFAIALFESRITLQQLSVLQDQQLEGRLLIVVDYVIDKTNTRNNLVYPFYINEGTEAQF; from the coding sequence ATGGCCGACTTATTTCTGGGCAGGGGCTGGAGTTTCCCGCCTACGTTCGACAATCGTACAAAGGGCGTTGTGATGTCTGAAGATGAACAGGACATCCGCGAAAGTCTTCAGATTTTACTGGGTACGCGCATTGGCGAACGCATCATGCGCCCGGCTTACGGTACTAATCTGGATCGTCTGATGTTCGATGCCATTGATGTAGCGATGGTGGCTACGCTCCAGAAAGACCTTGAGTTTGCCATTGCTCTGTTTGAGTCGCGAATAACATTACAGCAACTGTCGGTGCTTCAGGATCAGCAGTTAGAAGGACGATTATTGATCGTGGTCGATTATGTGATCGACAAAACCAACACGCGAAACAACCTGGTCTATCCTTTTTATATCAACGAGGGCACCGAAGCTCAATTTTGA
- a CDS encoding PAAR domain-containing protein produces the protein MGLAARIGDMHVCPMVTGVVPHVGGPVLPPGTPTVLIGGMPAACLGDMCTCVGPPDLIIAGSATVTIGGKPAARMGDSTAHGGTLIIGCPTVLIGG, from the coding sequence ATGGGATTGGCCGCGCGAATAGGTGATATGCATGTATGCCCGATGGTAACGGGCGTGGTACCTCATGTAGGTGGGCCGGTATTACCACCGGGAACCCCCACCGTGCTGATCGGTGGTATGCCAGCCGCCTGCCTGGGTGATATGTGTACCTGCGTTGGCCCGCCCGATTTGATTATTGCAGGGTCTGCCACCGTAACCATTGGCGGCAAACCAGCGGCTCGCATGGGCGACTCAACAGCACATGGCGGCACCCTGATTATAGGTTGCCCAACCGTGCTGATAGGGGGGTAA
- the vgrG gene encoding type VI secretion system tip protein VgrG: MSAPRVLPIDQNTDVVTFTIKVNGTAISLTTGILSIVVSKEINRIPTARLTIQDGDVATNDFTVSNQETFAPGNEIEISAGYHSSEATIFKGIITRHGIKIRSTYAQLLVECKDVAVKMTVGQKSKFFIDMKDSELIEELLNTYPDIDSTVDETAVQHKQLVQFQATDWDFMLSRTEASGQVCLVNDGTLTITKPSLDGDAIATVLFGATIIELDAEMDVREQPTSLRAITWDSSDQAVIEATASEPDWPENGNISSSQLADVIGLDTSTIYHTGQLSPDELQSWADAQLLRDRMAKIRGRVKFQGMATVLPGVILELAGVGDRFNGKIYVTGVRHELSNGNWLCDAQFGLSPDWLAKQREVSYPAASGLLPAVRGLQIGVVTSLEDPDGENRVQVKLPVVSTEEEGIWARIATLDAGDQRGTFFLPEVGDEVIVGFLNEDPRFAIILGMVNSSNKPAPLTASDQNPEKGYVSRQKLKLLFNDDKKIVSIETPGGQKITLSDDKKKLSLNDQHGNSLTLSGSGITIDSAGELVLKAKKDIKVDGKMSINVKAGLKFKAEGSAGAELSSSGIAKIKGSLVQIN; this comes from the coding sequence ATGAGCGCACCCCGCGTTTTACCCATTGACCAGAATACCGATGTTGTCACCTTCACAATCAAGGTGAATGGCACGGCTATTAGCCTGACAACAGGTATTTTGTCAATCGTGGTGAGCAAGGAGATTAACCGGATTCCGACGGCACGGCTAACTATACAGGACGGCGACGTTGCCACAAACGACTTTACGGTCAGCAATCAGGAAACGTTTGCGCCGGGCAATGAGATCGAGATCTCGGCGGGTTATCATTCCAGCGAAGCAACCATTTTTAAAGGAATAATTACCCGACATGGCATCAAGATAAGAAGTACCTACGCCCAGCTTTTAGTCGAATGTAAAGATGTTGCCGTGAAAATGACGGTGGGACAGAAGAGCAAATTTTTTATCGACATGAAAGACAGTGAACTGATAGAAGAATTGCTGAACACCTATCCGGACATTGACTCAACGGTTGACGAAACAGCTGTACAGCATAAGCAACTGGTTCAGTTTCAAGCTACAGACTGGGATTTCATGCTTAGTCGAACGGAGGCAAGCGGGCAGGTTTGCCTGGTTAATGATGGTACTCTCACGATTACGAAACCATCGCTTGACGGCGATGCGATAGCAACGGTTTTATTCGGGGCCACCATCATTGAGTTAGATGCAGAGATGGATGTTCGCGAGCAGCCCACCAGCCTCAGGGCCATAACCTGGGACTCATCCGATCAGGCAGTTATTGAAGCAACTGCCTCCGAACCTGACTGGCCAGAAAACGGGAATATTTCCAGTAGCCAACTGGCCGATGTGATCGGCCTGGATACCAGCACCATTTACCATACGGGACAACTCTCTCCCGATGAACTGCAAAGCTGGGCCGACGCGCAATTGCTGCGGGACAGAATGGCAAAAATACGGGGTCGGGTCAAATTTCAGGGAATGGCCACCGTGCTACCGGGTGTAATTCTCGAACTGGCGGGTGTTGGCGACCGGTTCAACGGCAAGATTTATGTAACGGGTGTGCGGCACGAACTCTCGAACGGCAACTGGCTTTGCGACGCTCAATTCGGCCTGAGTCCAGACTGGCTGGCAAAACAACGGGAGGTGAGTTATCCGGCGGCATCGGGCTTGCTTCCGGCCGTTCGGGGCTTGCAAATCGGAGTTGTTACGAGCCTGGAAGACCCCGATGGCGAAAATCGGGTTCAGGTCAAACTGCCTGTCGTTAGTACCGAAGAGGAAGGCATTTGGGCGCGCATAGCCACACTGGATGCTGGCGATCAACGCGGTACATTTTTCCTGCCCGAAGTAGGCGATGAAGTCATTGTTGGTTTTCTCAACGAAGACCCCCGTTTTGCCATCATACTGGGCATGGTCAATAGCAGTAATAAACCCGCTCCGTTAACCGCTTCGGACCAGAACCCGGAGAAAGGGTATGTATCCCGCCAGAAGCTAAAACTGCTCTTCAACGATGACAAGAAAATCGTCTCGATTGAAACGCCTGGCGGGCAAAAAATCACCCTGAGCGACGACAAAAAGAAACTAAGCCTGAATGATCAGCACGGCAACAGTTTAACCCTGTCTGGTAGCGGCATTACCATTGACAGCGCCGGAGAGCTGGTTTTGAAAGCGAAAAAAGACATCAAAGTAGATGGAAAAATGAGCATAAACGTGAAGGCAGGCCTCAAGTTTAAAGCCGAGGGCTCTGCCGGGGCTGAACTATCGAGCAGTGGCATTGCCAAAATAAAAGGATCACTGGTACAGATAAACTGA
- a CDS encoding CIS tube protein: MILDTLLAKGNLTKMTITALNPNKAKDSAPTVSTDPKDIFTVLVNPNTYRVNYSLNYNRQPTLGATDTKAQQTSSEPISIDFELLFDGTGVIPKQPLTNPLEGVPIAGAIAGGIAGLVGGKKSDDTVAGQIVKFTDLVYTYSGGQHQSKPVQISWGSLVFYGKLKSLSYQFKLFSPNGTPLRAVATVNFESSQTDFLSEALNRTSSPDLTHLRTVQEGDTLPLLCYQIYGDSAPYLAVAKANNLLNFRNLEVGQQLFFPPLD, encoded by the coding sequence ATGATCCTCGATACACTACTGGCAAAGGGAAATCTAACCAAGATGACCATTACCGCTCTGAATCCCAATAAGGCGAAAGACAGTGCGCCCACTGTCTCAACGGATCCCAAGGACATATTTACAGTACTGGTCAATCCTAATACCTACCGGGTCAATTACTCCCTGAATTACAATCGCCAGCCAACGTTGGGGGCTACTGATACCAAGGCGCAGCAGACCAGTTCGGAGCCAATCAGTATCGACTTTGAGTTGTTGTTCGATGGCACCGGGGTTATCCCTAAACAGCCGTTGACCAATCCGCTTGAAGGTGTACCCATTGCGGGGGCCATAGCAGGTGGCATTGCCGGTCTGGTTGGCGGCAAAAAGTCCGATGATACGGTGGCGGGTCAAATCGTAAAGTTCACGGACCTTGTCTATACCTATAGTGGTGGCCAGCACCAGTCAAAGCCCGTGCAGATTAGCTGGGGGAGTCTGGTTTTTTACGGCAAATTAAAAAGCCTGAGTTACCAGTTTAAGCTCTTTTCGCCCAATGGAACCCCTTTGCGGGCCGTTGCAACGGTAAACTTCGAGAGTAGTCAGACCGATTTCCTGAGTGAAGCACTCAACCGAACGTCATCTCCCGACCTGACTCACCTGCGAACCGTACAGGAGGGTGATACACTCCCGCTTTTATGCTACCAGATTTACGGAGACTCAGCCCCATACCTCGCCGTGGCAAAGGCCAATAATTTACTGAATTTCAGAAATCTGGAAGTAGGACAGCAGTTATTTTTCCCACCCCTCGACTAA
- a CDS encoding DUF5908 family protein, with amino-acid sequence MPIEIRELVIKARVEEAENASHTRNGSRNRQASFADKEAIIAACVEQVLQIMADKQER; translated from the coding sequence ATGCCCATTGAGATACGTGAGCTGGTCATCAAAGCCAGGGTTGAAGAAGCCGAAAACGCCAGCCACACCCGAAACGGCAGTCGTAACAGGCAGGCATCTTTTGCCGACAAAGAGGCCATTATTGCGGCCTGTGTGGAGCAGGTTCTGCAAATCATGGCCGATAAACAGGAACGATAG
- a CDS encoding phage tail protein, producing MDLSYPQTGFHFSVIFELFPQFPNDIRFQEVSGLSAEVETESFSEGGENRLVHQLPVRTKYNDLTLKRGKFLGSGILHWCRKAIEKQEYSPTNLMISLLDENHLPIYNWYVVHALPKRLEIGAFNAERNEVVIETMVLQYHYFKYYDPASVAMDLAGSLTASANINIGF from the coding sequence ATGGATCTGAGCTACCCACAAACCGGATTTCACTTCTCGGTCATCTTCGAGTTGTTTCCCCAGTTTCCGAACGATATCCGGTTTCAGGAAGTGTCTGGCCTATCGGCCGAAGTAGAAACCGAATCGTTTAGCGAAGGCGGTGAAAATCGGCTGGTGCATCAGTTGCCCGTTCGCACAAAATACAATGATCTGACACTGAAACGGGGCAAGTTTCTGGGTTCAGGGATTTTGCACTGGTGCCGAAAAGCCATTGAAAAGCAGGAGTATTCACCTACCAACCTGATGATTTCACTGCTCGATGAAAATCACTTGCCGATTTACAATTGGTATGTGGTGCATGCGTTGCCCAAGCGACTGGAAATCGGGGCTTTTAATGCAGAGCGCAATGAAGTGGTGATTGAGACTATGGTGTTGCAGTACCATTATTTCAAATACTACGATCCGGCCAGTGTAGCGATGGATCTGGCGGGAAGTTTAACAGCATCAGCAAATATCAATATTGGTTTCTAA
- a CDS encoding phage tail protein: MANYPLPKFHFRVDWDGIANAGFTEVTGLEVTTEKIEYRDGASPEFSKIKMPGMQTFGDITLKRGSFKGDNEFFDWWNTVAMNTITRRNVTISLLNEAHEPVVVWKVKNAWPLKVTSSDLNAGSNEVSVETLVLAHEGVTIEHT, encoded by the coding sequence ATGGCAAATTATCCATTACCTAAGTTCCACTTTCGTGTGGATTGGGACGGTATCGCCAATGCGGGCTTTACCGAAGTTACAGGCCTTGAGGTAACGACTGAAAAGATCGAATACCGCGACGGTGCCAGTCCCGAATTTTCCAAAATCAAAATGCCGGGTATGCAAACCTTCGGCGACATCACACTCAAGCGCGGCAGCTTCAAAGGGGACAACGAATTTTTCGATTGGTGGAATACGGTGGCCATGAACACCATTACCCGCCGAAACGTCACCATTAGTTTGCTCAACGAAGCCCATGAGCCGGTGGTGGTTTGGAAAGTTAAAAACGCCTGGCCGCTTAAAGTCACCTCGTCCGACCTGAATGCGGGCAGCAATGAGGTATCCGTCGAAACGCTGGTACTGGCGCACGAAGGCGTTACCATCGAACACACCTAA
- a CDS encoding phage tail sheath C-terminal domain-containing protein, producing the protein MATTYSTPGVFLEEQTLFPPSVAAVATAIPAFIGYTGSALDTTTNQLLTNQPTRLSSLLDYNQRFGSDFAPTSYDIVVTNGAITTIAPKNGNDTRRYYLYKAVRQYFDNGGGPCYIVSVGQYPAPVQLGTVTNDLLAGLEAIKRFDEPTILLFPDAVELAEADLGSLQQTALAQCADLQDRFVVMDVRAGFLKATVANDPIAVFRDNIGTENLKYGAVYYPWLFSIYAQTLSFGSLAFKKPDPNNAANLVAMLPADLEALSTVPAEIALLQGVNKTSSNATLLTNALAAATTPPLTGDTISPLKAQFDQLTATFLNATPNATRDQFAAILKFVRTLTLALQTLDAATLADSLRASLDALKTDATFMGGIVSLIQIEKNAGILADLVPAGRDAAVVETDYASLNNTVWVGNVALSTLTADATINTGANGATTIKAKGINVLNADLFALYVQRLINTVDNLFKSALMNKDIAEQQLFTQHSWFKGFAARFARETALVPPSGAIAGVYASVDRTRGVWKAPANVSLNAVIGPAVKLEDRDQESLNIHATGKSINVIRAFTGKGIMIWGARTLAGNDNEWKYIPVRRFFTFAEESIKKATEPFVFEPNDANTWIRVKAMVENFLTLQWRAGALAGAKPEQAFYVKIGLNETMTELDILEGRMIVEVGMAAVRPAEFIILRFSHLMQES; encoded by the coding sequence ATGGCAACAACCTATAGCACGCCCGGCGTTTTTCTTGAAGAACAAACGCTTTTTCCGCCCTCGGTGGCTGCGGTGGCAACGGCCATTCCCGCCTTTATTGGCTATACCGGGAGTGCGCTCGATACAACAACGAATCAACTGCTAACGAATCAGCCAACCCGGTTATCCTCGTTACTCGACTATAATCAGCGTTTTGGAAGTGACTTTGCGCCAACCAGTTACGACATTGTTGTCACCAACGGAGCCATCACTACTATCGCGCCAAAAAACGGTAACGATACCCGTCGGTACTACCTGTATAAAGCGGTTCGGCAGTATTTCGATAACGGCGGTGGGCCCTGCTATATCGTATCGGTTGGGCAATACCCGGCACCTGTCCAGTTAGGCACTGTAACAAATGACCTGCTGGCCGGTCTGGAAGCCATCAAACGATTCGATGAACCAACGATTTTGCTTTTCCCCGATGCCGTTGAATTAGCAGAGGCCGATTTGGGATCGTTACAACAAACAGCCCTGGCTCAATGCGCCGACTTGCAGGATCGATTCGTTGTGATGGATGTTCGCGCCGGGTTTCTGAAAGCCACCGTTGCCAATGATCCAATTGCTGTTTTTCGGGATAACATCGGTACTGAAAATCTTAAGTACGGAGCCGTTTATTATCCCTGGCTATTTTCGATCTACGCACAGACGCTTTCGTTTGGTAGTCTGGCCTTTAAAAAGCCTGACCCCAACAATGCCGCGAACCTGGTCGCTATGCTCCCCGCCGACCTGGAAGCCCTTAGCACGGTACCGGCCGAAATAGCTCTGTTGCAGGGGGTAAACAAAACCAGCAGCAATGCAACCCTGCTTACGAATGCCCTTGCAGCGGCTACCACTCCCCCACTCACCGGGGATACCATCAGTCCGCTGAAAGCCCAGTTCGACCAGCTAACAGCAACGTTTCTTAATGCTACACCCAATGCTACCCGCGATCAGTTTGCCGCAATTCTGAAGTTTGTCCGCACCCTAACGCTGGCACTCCAAACGCTGGATGCCGCTACGTTGGCCGACTCGCTTCGGGCTTCGCTGGATGCCCTGAAAACTGATGCAACGTTTATGGGCGGCATTGTCAGTTTGATACAAATCGAGAAGAACGCAGGAATTCTGGCCGACCTGGTGCCTGCCGGGCGAGATGCTGCAGTTGTAGAAACCGATTATGCATCGCTGAACAACACCGTATGGGTGGGCAACGTGGCTCTGTCGACACTCACCGCCGATGCCACTATAAACACGGGTGCCAATGGTGCCACCACCATCAAAGCCAAAGGAATAAATGTGCTCAACGCCGATCTGTTTGCGCTCTATGTTCAGCGGCTGATCAATACGGTCGACAATCTGTTCAAATCAGCATTGATGAACAAGGATATTGCTGAGCAGCAGCTATTTACCCAACATTCCTGGTTCAAAGGATTTGCCGCACGCTTCGCGCGGGAAACGGCTCTTGTACCCCCTTCCGGAGCCATTGCCGGGGTGTATGCCAGCGTTGACCGCACACGGGGCGTGTGGAAAGCGCCCGCCAATGTCAGCCTGAACGCAGTAATTGGCCCGGCAGTGAAACTTGAAGACAGAGATCAGGAAAGCCTGAACATTCACGCAACCGGCAAATCCATTAATGTAATTCGAGCCTTTACCGGCAAAGGAATTATGATTTGGGGTGCCCGAACACTGGCAGGCAACGATAATGAGTGGAAGTATATACCGGTTCGGCGGTTTTTCACCTTCGCCGAAGAGTCCATCAAGAAAGCAACGGAACCCTTCGTCTTTGAGCCAAACGACGCCAATACCTGGATACGGGTAAAAGCGATGGTCGAAAACTTCCTGACACTTCAATGGCGGGCCGGTGCATTGGCAGGCGCGAAACCCGAACAGGCTTTTTACGTGAAAATTGGTCTGAACGAAACGATGACCGAACTTGACATTCTGGAGGGGAGAATGATTGTTGAAGTGGGCATGGCCGCCGTTCGACCCGCCGAATTTATCATTCTCCGCTTCTCTCACTTAATGCAGGAATCCTAA